One segment of Halomonas sp. TD01 DNA contains the following:
- a CDS encoding SlyX family protein: MTNELSPAELTQLLESLESRLAYQEHWLDTLDQAVAQQERRLEKLEQLSTLMRDRLREQYQALQAGDDSQGDTRPEDEVPPHY; this comes from the coding sequence ATGACAAACGAATTATCGCCTGCTGAGCTAACTCAACTTCTTGAATCTTTAGAGAGTAGACTGGCTTACCAGGAGCACTGGCTAGACACCCTTGATCAGGCGGTTGCCCAGCAAGAGCGTCGGCTAGAAAAGCTGGAGCAGCTGAGCACGCTGATGCGTGACCGCTTGCGCGAGCAGTATCAGGCGCTCCAAGCGGGTGATGACTCACAGGGTGATACCCGCCCAGAAGACGAAGTGCCCCCTCACTATTAG
- the pyrH gene encoding UMP kinase, with protein MSREVQESTPAVTVSKTEKSKSKYKRILLKLSGEALMGEHDFGIDPKVLDRMALEIGQLVGIGVQVGIVIGGGNLFRGAALNEAGMDRVTGDHMGMLATVMNALAMRDALERSNIRSRVMSAIPMSGVVEHYDRRTAIRYLTSGDVVLFSAGTGNPFFTTDSAACLRGIEVDVDVVIKATKVDGVYNKDPVKHPDAVKYDQLSYDDALDQKLGVMDLTAICLVRDHNMPVRVFDMNKPGALLNLVVGGKEGTLIDRG; from the coding sequence ATGTCACGTGAAGTTCAAGAGTCCACCCCCGCGGTTACTGTCAGCAAGACTGAAAAGTCGAAATCAAAATACAAGCGTATTTTGCTGAAGTTGTCTGGCGAAGCGCTAATGGGTGAGCACGATTTTGGTATTGATCCGAAAGTGCTGGATCGTATGGCGCTAGAGATCGGCCAGTTGGTTGGCATTGGCGTTCAGGTGGGTATTGTGATTGGTGGTGGAAACCTGTTCCGTGGCGCGGCACTTAATGAAGCCGGCATGGATCGGGTCACGGGTGACCACATGGGAATGCTGGCAACAGTGATGAATGCGCTAGCAATGCGGGATGCACTTGAGCGCTCTAATATTCGCTCGCGGGTAATGTCAGCGATTCCCATGAGTGGTGTGGTGGAGCATTATGATCGCCGCACCGCCATCCGTTATTTAACGTCGGGAGATGTGGTGCTGTTTTCTGCTGGTACGGGTAACCCTTTCTTCACGACCGACTCTGCAGCCTGCTTACGAGGCATTGAAGTAGATGTTGACGTGGTGATAAAGGCCACCAAGGTGGACGGCGTGTACAATAAAGATCCGGTTAAACATCCCGATGCCGTGAAGTACGACCAGCTCTCTTACGACGATGCCCTAGACCAAAAATTGGGTGTTATGGATTTGACCGCAATCTGCCTGGTACGTGACCATAATATGCCGGTGCGGGTATTTGATATGAATAAGCCTGGTGCCCTGCTGAATTTGGTAGTAGGGGGCAAGGAAGGCACGCTGATAGACAGAGGGTAA
- the map gene encoding type I methionyl aminopeptidase has protein sequence MNVPIKTPSEIEKMREAGRQAASVIEMITPQIKAGISTGEIDRLCHDFIVNNLGSTPAPLNYHGFPKATCTSINHVVCHGIPDDAKKLKNGDIMNLDITVRTTDGYHGDSSVMFVIGDTIQGERLCRITQECLYKSIELVKPGVRLSELARAIQQHAEAHGYSVVRDFCGHGIGADFHEDPQFLHYDGYASDADIRLEAGMCFTIEPMINVGGYKTKVLRDGWTAVTKDRSLSAQWEHTLLVTETGVDVLTARSDEDFSFLNR, from the coding sequence ATGAACGTTCCTATCAAGACGCCTTCTGAAATCGAGAAAATGCGCGAAGCCGGGCGCCAAGCCGCCAGCGTCATTGAAATGATCACTCCCCAGATCAAAGCGGGGATATCGACGGGTGAAATTGATCGCCTGTGCCACGATTTCATTGTTAATAATTTAGGCTCTACGCCTGCGCCGTTGAACTACCACGGTTTTCCGAAAGCAACCTGCACATCGATCAATCACGTGGTCTGTCATGGTATTCCTGATGATGCCAAAAAGCTGAAGAACGGCGACATAATGAATCTGGATATTACCGTCAGAACGACTGATGGTTACCACGGTGATTCCAGCGTGATGTTCGTGATTGGCGACACAATCCAGGGCGAGCGCTTATGCCGCATCACTCAAGAGTGTCTATACAAAAGCATTGAGCTGGTAAAGCCAGGCGTACGCCTGTCGGAACTTGCCCGCGCTATTCAGCAACATGCTGAAGCCCACGGCTATTCCGTGGTACGCGATTTCTGCGGCCACGGCATCGGTGCCGATTTCCACGAAGATCCGCAGTTTCTTCACTATGATGGTTATGCGTCAGATGCCGACATCCGACTGGAAGCTGGCATGTGCTTTACCATCGAGCCGATGATTAATGTAGGTGGCTATAAAACCAAGGTGCTGCGCGATGGCTGGACAGCGGTCACTAAAGACCGAAGCTTGTCAGCTCAGTGGGAGCACACGCTGCTGGTCACGGAAACCGGTGTTGACGTGCTGACCGCACGCAGCGACGAAGACTTCAGTTTTCTGAATCGCTGA
- the rpsB gene encoding 30S ribosomal protein S2 → MSHVNMRDLLKAGAHFGHQTKYWNPKMGKFIFGARNKIHIINLEHTLPALNEAIDVVEKMAASNNKILFVGTKRSASKIIKEEANRVNQPFVNHRWLGGMLTNFKTIRQSIKRLRDLETMREDGTFEKLTKKEVLMATREQDKLERSIGGIKNMGGLPDALFVIDVDHERIAINEANKLGIPVIGVVDTNSNPDGVDYVIPGNDDSIRAIQIYVKAIADACGRAKEGRPDEFVEVTEEAASADTDAAAE, encoded by the coding sequence ATGTCTCACGTTAATATGCGTGACCTGCTGAAAGCAGGCGCTCACTTCGGTCACCAAACCAAGTACTGGAATCCGAAGATGGGTAAGTTCATCTTCGGCGCGCGCAATAAGATTCATATCATCAACCTCGAGCACACTTTGCCGGCGCTGAACGAAGCGATCGACGTGGTTGAGAAGATGGCGGCATCCAACAACAAAATTTTGTTTGTTGGCACCAAGCGCAGCGCTAGCAAGATCATCAAAGAAGAAGCAAACCGCGTTAACCAGCCGTTCGTCAACCATCGCTGGTTGGGTGGCATGCTGACTAACTTCAAGACTATTCGTCAGTCCATCAAGCGTCTGCGCGACTTAGAAACAATGCGCGAAGACGGTACGTTCGAGAAGCTGACCAAGAAAGAAGTCTTGATGGCGACGCGTGAGCAGGACAAGCTTGAACGTTCTATCGGCGGTATCAAGAACATGGGCGGCCTTCCTGACGCACTGTTCGTTATCGACGTTGACCACGAGCGCATCGCGATCAACGAAGCCAACAAGCTGGGTATCCCGGTTATTGGTGTGGTAGATACCAACTCAAACCCAGATGGCGTTGATTACGTGATCCCGGGTAACGATGACTCCATCCGCGCTATTCAGATCTACGTGAAAGCAATTGCTGACGCGTGTGGTCGTGCGAAAGAAGGTCGTCCGGATGAGTTTGTCGAAGTGACTGAAGAAGCCGCTTCTGCCGACACTGACGCTGCTGCCGAGTAA
- the dapC gene encoding succinyldiaminopimelate transaminase has product MNPDLNVLHPYPFEKLAALKAALVPPAGLEHIPLTIGEPQHAPYAGALEALVTHQLEMARYPATNGLSALRETIARWATQRFSLAGLDAERQVLPVNGTREAIFAFVQAALDRHRPAKVAVPNPFYQIYEGATLLAGGEPLYLDCTADNGFRPDFSAVSAATWRDVQIVFICSPGNPTGAVTPLSEFKQLIALADEHDFIIASDECYSELYLDENTPPPGLLQACAELGRDNYQRCVVFHSLSKRSNLPGLRSGFVAGDADLLTPFKRYRTYHGCAMSLPLQHASIAAWQDETHVRANRDAYREKFSAVTDVLAPVMNFPTPEASFYLWPAVPDGDDIAFTQRLFSEQHVSVLPGSLMGRSGQNGHNPGSGRLRLALVAELAPTLEAAERLRQLVERG; this is encoded by the coding sequence ATGAATCCCGATCTAAACGTTCTGCACCCCTATCCGTTTGAAAAGCTAGCGGCCCTAAAGGCAGCGCTTGTGCCACCAGCGGGGCTTGAACATATTCCCCTTACCATTGGGGAGCCTCAACACGCCCCTTACGCGGGGGCATTAGAAGCGCTGGTCACCCATCAATTAGAGATGGCCCGCTACCCGGCTACCAACGGCCTATCCGCCCTACGCGAAACAATCGCCCGCTGGGCAACGCAACGTTTCTCGCTTGCCGGGCTAGATGCCGAACGCCAAGTACTCCCCGTTAACGGCACCCGAGAAGCGATTTTTGCTTTTGTGCAAGCAGCGTTGGATCGTCATCGCCCCGCCAAGGTGGCTGTACCTAACCCCTTCTATCAGATTTATGAAGGGGCCACTCTACTGGCAGGGGGCGAGCCGCTCTATTTAGATTGCACGGCTGACAACGGCTTCCGCCCCGATTTTTCGGCGGTCAGCGCAGCGACTTGGCGTGATGTGCAAATCGTATTTATTTGCTCTCCGGGCAACCCCACAGGGGCCGTCACGCCACTTTCAGAATTCAAGCAACTGATCGCGCTGGCCGACGAGCACGACTTTATCATCGCCTCTGATGAGTGCTACTCAGAATTATATCTGGATGAAAACACGCCCCCCCCAGGCCTGCTACAAGCCTGTGCGGAGCTTGGCCGCGACAACTACCAACGTTGCGTAGTGTTTCATTCGCTATCTAAGCGCTCCAACTTGCCAGGGCTACGCTCCGGCTTTGTAGCCGGTGACGCGGATCTTCTCACGCCGTTTAAGCGCTACCGCACTTACCACGGTTGCGCAATGTCGCTGCCGCTTCAGCACGCCTCTATCGCCGCCTGGCAGGATGAAACCCACGTACGTGCCAACCGGGATGCTTACCGCGAAAAATTTAGCGCAGTGACCGACGTTCTGGCTCCGGTAATGAACTTCCCTACGCCGGAAGCTAGCTTTTACCTGTGGCCAGCGGTGCCAGACGGTGATGATATTGCCTTTACCCAGCGGCTATTTAGCGAGCAACACGTCAGCGTCTTACCTGGCAGCCTCATGGGTCGTTCTGGGCAAAATGGCCATAACCCCGGCTCGGGACGACTACGTTTAGCGTTAGTGGCGGAACTTGCACCCACACTTGAAGCAGCTGAGCGACTTCGTCAACTGGTTGAGCGCGGCTAA
- a CDS encoding cold-shock protein, with protein MNPKVVFRCFFISVLLAAPTPLLLAGIVHLTNAPLAEQWLAELAISGVSGVYIAAALGCFIALFIGTLAAAALAPPMVVKADVSRTKSAPRQPQAVPEVEDYEEEDIIDPNDGREEGEVKWFNTNKGYGFITRDNGEDVFVHFRAIRGRGPRMLAEGQIVRYHVIKNDRGLQADDVSIIE; from the coding sequence ATGAATCCAAAAGTTGTTTTTCGCTGTTTCTTCATCAGTGTTTTACTTGCCGCCCCCACGCCACTTCTTCTGGCGGGGATTGTTCATTTAACGAATGCACCGCTTGCTGAGCAGTGGCTGGCTGAGCTTGCCATCAGCGGGGTGAGTGGTGTGTATATTGCCGCTGCTCTGGGATGTTTTATTGCGTTATTCATAGGCACTTTAGCCGCTGCTGCTCTGGCGCCGCCTATGGTAGTGAAAGCTGATGTTTCTCGAACTAAATCTGCGCCGCGTCAGCCTCAAGCGGTACCTGAAGTGGAAGATTATGAAGAGGAAGATATCATCGACCCCAATGATGGTCGCGAAGAGGGCGAAGTAAAGTGGTTTAATACCAATAAAGGTTACGGCTTTATTACCCGAGATAATGGTGAGGATGTGTTTGTTCACTTTCGTGCTATTCGTGGACGTGGCCCGCGTATGCTTGCTGAAGGGCAGATTGTTCGCTATCACGTGATTAAGAATGATCGTGGTCTTCAGGCGGATGATGTCAGCATTATTGAGTAG
- a CDS encoding [protein-PII] uridylyltransferase — protein MLLHHYRFEPDTTLYDLAMFRTELAGSRSPIAPFKAALRELQARLDEQFRSGADIRDLVRGRAWYLDQLLAIAWEQHDWPDEGVALVAVGGYGRGELHPHSDIDLLLLLEHDDDTLYREPLSAFITFLWDIGLEIGHSVRSLNDCEREAEADVTVITNLLESRLIAGPEHLRQKMRERLSAEHIWPADRFFEAKWQEQIARHYRYNNSEYHLEPNLKSSPGGLRDIQMIGWVAKRHFGTEHYADIVANGFMNDAELRILSQGQAFLWQVRYALHMLTDRAEDRLLFDHQRTIAEMFGFRDTPERLAVEQFMKRYYRHVTALAGLNDMLLQHFDEVILRGKEALETVKLNERFEIKGGYIQVRSRNLFRERPAAMLELFLLMAKHPEIEGVRADTIRLIRDHRHQIDDHYREDPRHQRLFMSILRAPGNVPRQLRRMNRYGILGKYLPEFGRAVGLMQHDLFHIYTVDAHTLRLLKFLHGFRKSDAKDDFPVAATLIHQLPKMDLLWIAGLFHDVGKGRGGDHSEIGARDVEQFCHRHHVSQHDTNLLRWLVEHHLLMSMTAQKRDISDPDVIRDFALTVRDETRLDYLYVLTVADINATNPTLWNGWRASLLRQLHAETKRALRRGLKNPPDRDDWVRETRTEARSLLQTVGVDSAQIDQLWESLGEDYFLQYAPSEIVWQTQGILAHQPSILPLVLISAPTADMAEGGTKVFIHTRSVDDLFAATAAAMEQLGLSIHDARIATSHNDWTLNTFIVLDHYGQPIRDPEHIEEMRRHLVEELDDPDDYPEIVTRHTPRQLKHFKVPTEVVIEQDPANERTLLELTAPDRPGLLARVGRIFMEQDIALSAAKIATLGERVEDVFFITTKAGEPLTDPERQQQLRERLIEVLGV, from the coding sequence ATGCTTCTTCACCACTACCGGTTCGAGCCGGACACCACGCTTTATGATCTCGCTATGTTTCGTACCGAACTAGCTGGATCACGCTCCCCTATTGCGCCGTTTAAAGCGGCGCTTCGAGAGCTACAAGCCAGGTTGGATGAACAGTTTCGTTCCGGGGCAGATATACGCGACTTAGTCCGCGGACGGGCGTGGTATCTGGATCAGTTGCTAGCCATCGCCTGGGAACAGCACGATTGGCCTGACGAGGGTGTTGCTTTGGTGGCTGTGGGTGGCTATGGGCGTGGCGAGCTGCATCCGCACTCAGATATCGACCTCCTGCTGCTACTAGAGCACGATGACGACACCCTCTACCGCGAGCCACTAAGCGCTTTCATTACTTTCTTATGGGATATCGGTCTTGAGATCGGCCATAGCGTGCGCTCGCTTAATGACTGTGAGCGGGAAGCTGAAGCCGATGTCACCGTGATTACCAACCTACTGGAATCACGGCTTATCGCTGGCCCTGAACACCTTCGCCAAAAGATGCGTGAACGGCTTAGCGCCGAGCATATTTGGCCTGCTGACCGCTTTTTCGAAGCGAAGTGGCAAGAACAAATTGCTCGCCACTACCGTTACAACAACTCTGAATACCATCTAGAGCCAAACCTCAAAAGCTCCCCAGGTGGCCTGCGTGATATTCAAATGATTGGCTGGGTGGCCAAACGCCACTTTGGCACTGAGCACTACGCCGACATTGTCGCGAATGGCTTTATGAATGATGCCGAGCTTCGCATCTTAAGCCAGGGCCAAGCCTTTTTGTGGCAGGTGCGTTATGCCCTGCACATGCTGACAGACCGTGCCGAAGACCGATTGCTGTTTGATCACCAGCGCACCATTGCCGAAATGTTTGGCTTTCGGGATACCCCAGAGCGCTTAGCGGTTGAACAGTTTATGAAACGCTACTATCGGCATGTGACCGCCCTGGCCGGGCTTAACGATATGCTGTTACAGCACTTCGATGAGGTTATCCTGCGCGGTAAAGAGGCGTTGGAAACCGTCAAACTGAACGAGCGCTTCGAAATCAAGGGCGGTTATATCCAGGTGCGTTCACGTAACCTGTTCCGTGAACGCCCTGCGGCCATGCTGGAATTGTTCCTGCTAATGGCCAAGCACCCGGAAATAGAAGGCGTACGCGCTGACACCATTCGCTTGATCCGCGACCACCGCCATCAAATCGATGATCACTACCGCGAAGACCCGCGCCATCAGCGGCTGTTCATGTCCATTTTACGGGCTCCCGGCAATGTCCCTCGTCAGTTAAGGCGCATGAATCGTTATGGCATCTTAGGCAAGTATCTTCCAGAATTTGGTCGCGCTGTCGGGTTGATGCAACATGACTTGTTTCACATTTACACAGTAGACGCCCACACCCTCCGCTTGCTGAAGTTTTTACACGGCTTTCGCAAATCGGATGCTAAAGATGACTTCCCCGTCGCAGCCACACTGATTCATCAACTGCCGAAAATGGATCTGCTGTGGATTGCCGGACTGTTTCACGATGTTGGTAAAGGCCGCGGCGGCGATCATTCTGAGATTGGCGCACGTGATGTTGAACAATTCTGTCACCGTCACCACGTTTCCCAACACGATACCAATTTACTGCGCTGGCTGGTGGAGCATCACCTACTGATGTCCATGACCGCTCAGAAGCGTGACATTAGCGATCCAGACGTGATCCGCGACTTTGCCCTAACCGTACGCGACGAGACCCGCTTAGATTACCTCTACGTGCTCACAGTGGCCGACATAAACGCCACCAACCCCACTCTGTGGAACGGTTGGCGCGCGTCACTGTTGCGCCAGCTTCATGCCGAAACCAAGCGTGCACTGCGACGGGGGCTAAAAAATCCGCCTGACCGAGATGACTGGGTGCGCGAAACCCGTACTGAAGCCCGCTCATTACTGCAAACAGTCGGCGTAGACAGCGCTCAGATTGATCAACTGTGGGAATCCCTCGGCGAAGACTATTTTCTTCAATACGCGCCCAGCGAAATTGTTTGGCAGACCCAAGGTATTCTTGCCCATCAGCCGTCTATTTTGCCGTTGGTCTTAATTAGTGCGCCCACCGCCGATATGGCCGAAGGTGGCACTAAGGTCTTTATCCACACCCGTTCGGTAGACGATTTATTTGCGGCGACCGCCGCCGCCATGGAGCAACTAGGCCTATCTATCCATGATGCCCGCATCGCCACCTCGCACAACGACTGGACGCTCAACACGTTTATTGTGCTAGATCATTATGGCCAGCCTATCCGTGATCCTGAGCATATTGAGGAGATGCGTCGGCACCTCGTCGAAGAGCTGGATGACCCGGATGACTATCCAGAGATCGTTACGCGCCACACACCGCGCCAACTTAAGCACTTTAAAGTGCCCACCGAGGTAGTGATTGAGCAGGACCCAGCCAACGAACGTACGCTGCTAGAGCTGACGGCCCCAGACCGCCCCGGCCTGCTGGCTCGCGTCGGGCGTATTTTTATGGAACAGGATATTGCCTTATCGGCGGCGAAAATTGCCACGCTGGGTGAACGGGTTGAAGACGTTTTCTTTATCACCACGAAAGCGGGTGAACCGCTAACCGATCCAGAACGGCAACAGCAGCTTCGCGAACGGCTTATCGAAGTGTTAGGCGTGTAA
- the tsf gene encoding translation elongation factor Ts: protein MAAISASQVKELRERTGLGMMECKKALTEADGDIEVAIENLRKSSGLKAAKKAGRTAAEGAVVTRVAEDGSYGVMVEINSETDFVARDDNFIAFTNKIVDAFFAAKNEDVAAVMAGDLESTREQLVQKIGENIGVRRAVVVNAVEGGLVGEYVHGGRIGVLTVLKGGNSEAAKDVAMHVAAINPSVAHPEDMPQEELDKEKAIILAQPDMAGKPEQIAEKMVQGRLKKYLAENSLTEQPFVKDPNQSVAEFVKAVGGEVVSFTRFEVGEGIEKEEVDFAKEVMEQAGRR, encoded by the coding sequence ATGGCAGCTATCAGCGCCTCTCAGGTTAAGGAACTGCGCGAACGTACCGGTCTTGGCATGATGGAGTGTAAAAAAGCACTTACTGAAGCCGACGGTGATATCGAAGTTGCAATCGAGAACCTGCGTAAAAGCTCTGGCCTTAAAGCCGCGAAGAAAGCGGGTCGTACCGCTGCAGAAGGCGCCGTTGTTACTCGTGTAGCAGAAGACGGCAGCTACGGTGTGATGGTCGAGATCAACTCCGAAACTGACTTCGTTGCCCGTGACGACAACTTCATCGCTTTCACCAACAAGATCGTTGATGCGTTCTTTGCGGCGAAAAACGAAGACGTTGCAGCGGTAATGGCTGGCGATCTCGAGTCGACTCGTGAGCAGTTAGTACAGAAAATCGGCGAGAATATCGGTGTGCGTCGTGCCGTTGTTGTGAACGCTGTTGAAGGCGGTTTGGTCGGTGAATACGTTCACGGCGGCCGTATTGGCGTTCTGACTGTTCTGAAAGGTGGTAACTCGGAAGCTGCTAAAGACGTTGCTATGCACGTTGCAGCGATCAATCCGTCGGTTGCACATCCAGAAGACATGCCGCAGGAAGAGCTGGATAAAGAAAAAGCGATTATTCTGGCCCAGCCGGACATGGCCGGTAAGCCTGAGCAGATCGCTGAGAAAATGGTTCAAGGCCGTCTGAAAAAGTACCTGGCCGAGAACAGCCTGACCGAACAGCCGTTCGTTAAAGACCCGAACCAGTCCGTTGCCGAGTTCGTGAAAGCGGTAGGTGGCGAAGTGGTTAGCTTTACTCGCTTTGAAGTGGGCGAAGGCATCGAGAAAGAAGAAGTCGACTTTGCTAAAGAAGTTATGGAACAGGCTGGCCGTCGCTAA
- a CDS encoding Spx/MgsR family RNA polymerase-binding regulatory protein has protein sequence MLTLYIINTCDTCRKARKALEEKGIPFKTHDLRKDGLSAGLLEHILERVPLLEALNKRSKTWRDLPQEEKDSLDATSARRLLLEQPTLLKRPLLEVDDDTILVGYRDGDYDSLSG, from the coding sequence ATGCTGACACTCTATATCATCAACACGTGCGATACCTGCCGCAAAGCACGCAAAGCGCTTGAAGAGAAAGGCATCCCTTTCAAGACTCACGACCTACGTAAGGATGGTCTTTCAGCTGGCCTACTTGAGCACATTCTTGAGCGCGTACCGCTATTAGAGGCGCTTAATAAGCGCAGCAAAACATGGCGTGACTTACCCCAGGAAGAAAAAGACAGCTTGGATGCTACCTCTGCCCGCAGGCTATTGCTTGAGCAGCCTACGCTGCTCAAAAGACCCCTATTAGAAGTTGACGACGACACTATTTTAGTGGGCTACCGCGACGGCGATTACGACTCTCTCAGCGGCTAA
- the dapE gene encoding succinyl-diaminopimelate desuccinylase, giving the protein MPITEPETLSPTLQLAFELLSRASVTPDDEGCQDLMIERLTALGFHIEQLPFGDVKNFWAIRGHHGPVLAFAGHTDVVPSGPHTNWEFPPFEPCIDEHGMLCGRGAADMKGSLAAMLTAVERFVTAHPEHDGRIAFLITSDEEGPAVDGTRAVVEHLRERNERLDYCIVGEPSSTSRLGDMIKNGRRGSLGGVLHIKGVQGHVAYPHLARNPIHQAMPALDTLVNEHWDAGNDFFPATSFQVSNFRAGTGATNVIPGEVEVVFNFRYSTEVTHEMLRSRTESILDKHGLEYHIDWTLNGEPFLTAEGELVDAAIRGVEAVTGERPALSTSGGTSDGRFIATLGAQVVELGPLNDTIHKVNERVRASDLDELSRIYEATLQALLTDDEVSV; this is encoded by the coding sequence ATGCCCATAACTGAGCCTGAAACGCTGTCGCCCACGCTGCAACTCGCGTTTGAGCTACTAAGCCGGGCGTCGGTAACGCCGGATGACGAAGGCTGCCAGGACCTTATGATCGAGCGCTTAACGGCGCTCGGTTTTCATATCGAGCAACTGCCGTTTGGCGATGTCAAAAATTTCTGGGCAATAAGAGGCCATCATGGCCCCGTATTAGCCTTTGCTGGCCACACCGACGTCGTGCCCAGTGGGCCCCATACGAACTGGGAGTTCCCACCGTTTGAGCCATGTATTGATGAGCACGGCATGCTCTGTGGGCGAGGCGCAGCAGACATGAAGGGCAGCCTAGCGGCGATGCTCACCGCCGTTGAGCGCTTTGTGACGGCCCACCCAGAGCACGATGGCCGCATTGCGTTTTTAATCACGTCCGACGAGGAAGGCCCTGCCGTTGATGGCACCCGTGCAGTGGTTGAGCATTTACGCGAACGCAACGAGCGCCTGGACTATTGCATTGTTGGGGAGCCTTCCTCGACCTCTCGACTAGGCGATATGATTAAAAACGGTCGTCGCGGGTCGTTGGGTGGCGTTCTACATATTAAAGGAGTGCAGGGCCATGTGGCCTATCCGCATCTTGCGCGCAACCCTATTCACCAAGCGATGCCCGCACTAGATACGCTGGTTAACGAGCACTGGGACGCGGGCAATGACTTCTTCCCTGCCACCAGCTTCCAGGTATCTAACTTTCGTGCGGGCACTGGGGCCACTAACGTCATTCCAGGTGAAGTAGAAGTTGTGTTTAACTTCCGTTATTCCACGGAAGTTACCCATGAGATGCTAAGAAGCCGCACCGAGTCGATTTTGGATAAGCATGGCCTTGAGTACCACATCGATTGGACACTCAACGGCGAACCATTTCTGACCGCAGAAGGCGAATTAGTCGATGCTGCCATTCGCGGGGTAGAAGCCGTTACCGGCGAACGCCCTGCGCTTTCAACCAGTGGCGGCACCTCAGATGGTCGTTTCATTGCGACTCTTGGCGCCCAAGTGGTCGAGCTTGGCCCACTTAACGACACCATTCACAAAGTGAATGAGCGCGTGCGTGCCAGTGACCTGGATGAGCTAAGCCGCATTTATGAGGCAACGCTTCAAGCCTTGTTAACGGACGATGAGGTGAGCGTATGA
- the dapD gene encoding 2,3,4,5-tetrahydropyridine-2,6-dicarboxylate N-succinyltransferase, with translation MLSFALGIGTQNTQGDWLEIYYPAPLFNPADSLVAAAKEALDAPAGNTAISFLPEDCTRLAKALEAAGHSEQAALAESFAASHRPLVAMFLESDQAPQTAPEVYLKLHLLSHRLVKPHGLDLTGMFGLLRNIAWTNEGAIDIEELPARRLKARLAGRALSVDCVDKFPKMTDYVVPTGIRIGDTARVRLGAYLGEGTTVMHEGFVNFNAGTEGPGMIEGRISAGVMVGKGSDLGGGCSTMGTLSGGGNIIIKVGEGCLIGANAGIGIPLGDRCTVEAGLYITAGSKVTLLDDQNQEVNTVAARELAGQDDLLLRRNSQNGRIECLTNKSAIALNEALHAHN, from the coding sequence ATGCTGAGCTTCGCGCTTGGAATCGGCACCCAAAATACTCAGGGCGACTGGCTAGAAATCTACTACCCAGCACCGCTGTTTAATCCTGCAGACAGCTTGGTAGCCGCAGCCAAAGAGGCGCTAGACGCCCCCGCTGGAAATACGGCGATCAGCTTCCTGCCCGAAGATTGCACGCGCCTAGCGAAAGCATTGGAAGCTGCCGGCCACTCTGAGCAGGCAGCACTCGCCGAATCATTCGCCGCCAGCCATCGTCCGCTGGTCGCGATGTTTTTAGAAAGCGATCAGGCACCGCAAACTGCTCCTGAAGTTTACTTAAAGCTGCACCTGCTCTCTCACCGCTTAGTGAAGCCTCATGGCTTGGATCTGACGGGTATGTTTGGCCTGCTGCGCAATATTGCCTGGACCAACGAAGGCGCGATTGATATCGAAGAGCTGCCCGCCCGCCGCTTGAAAGCGCGCTTAGCGGGTCGAGCGCTGTCAGTCGACTGCGTTGATAAATTCCCCAAAATGACCGATTACGTGGTGCCCACGGGCATCCGCATTGGCGACACTGCTCGCGTGCGTCTAGGGGCTTACCTAGGTGAAGGCACCACGGTAATGCATGAAGGCTTCGTCAACTTCAACGCAGGCACTGAAGGCCCCGGCATGATCGAAGGGCGCATTTCTGCAGGCGTTATGGTCGGTAAAGGCTCTGACCTGGGTGGCGGCTGCTCTACCATGGGAACGCTTTCTGGCGGCGGCAATATCATCATCAAGGTAGGCGAAGGCTGCTTGATCGGCGCCAATGCTGGCATCGGTATTCCACTAGGTGACCGCTGCACCGTAGAAGCGGGCTTGTATATTACCGCAGGCTCGAAAGTTACCCTGCTCGACGACCAGAATCAGGAAGTTAACACCGTGGCAGCACGCGAGTTAGCTGGCCAGGATGACTTATTACTGCGCCGCAATTCGCAAAACGGCCGTATTGAGTGCCTGACCAATAAAAGCGCCATTGCGCTGAACGAGGCACTGCATGCCCATAACTGA